A single Aminobacterium mobile DSM 12262 DNA region contains:
- a CDS encoding UvrD-helicase domain-containing protein: MTKNNHLETFLRSQTELGQFQAITADDPLVVVSAGAGTGKTWTLAWRFIWAIATGRAKVDEILTLTFTEKAATEMSERIRSLLLDLSRKIPSYKKTFLEAAQRIDEAYISTIHAFSMRVLKESGLSTTLDPESNIVAPPQEVLFWDEGEKALDLWDKHWFQRQLPKEWHAKVKELLGDPLFMSCVNNFGPSAIVGTAQSCLALFASQGLSPEDIWTWGNELADRDASLLQSLKPVIFQRWRDEWNKFLKPQEGLFYSLTELGKSSKTLSQRIESLERDWNTCPLDENLPTFIESLILCLKGASGKLSDEIAEHLGEPVRSYRDRLKKDEPWLEAYSKGKGIGENEHVYRRYIMQISALFWKGWDVFRHRKNRLSFDDMIRYAIEALGNSPHYASRFKEILVDEFQDTNPLQDQLIQEVCQENQRLFIVGDLKQSIYRFRHADLTLFGSYIRRAQSGEGRYIVLDTSFRSRENLVQGVNSLFALLWEKGLGEELPLPYDPLKVPRHLEFHEERQQCTVDPLLLFIEAGEKQESIDDVRLRQTRRLAHTLFSYHHKKKTIWDKKEQIQRPVQWSDMAILVPSRSIWFPLLEKVFFEEFHIPIYLEGSTSYFSRSEIQDLIALLNFLDNPESEADLMGFLSSPFSGLSLEDVRNLASQHPAGYRVQAFCQEYPELALMIKDWRLTAHLLGPSAVLASFLERGATLLVFPAWKRRRVAANLRKAVDIAREFESSIGTSLPGCAAYLREAVRRQEKVEEADSAGEKEDVIRVLTVHGSKGLEFPVLALMGMERTSNSGEKSSLTPSKKLGIALSRIPGNENDKSPLTWSLAKLLEARDEYEEWQRLFYVACTRARDSLILCGALPFKKEGLTPKEGSWLEMLCKKEGDIAAFIQKEDLPTLSSPFNEGKEKEQENAPIAVPCPEQNCLFLSRVSATSFALYRYCPYAFRLKHRQGQELVWEQPSDERDEGGTDLGSLAHYLLSQWNFVEEPIEVFFPNENNWQIFGEKLPPDLRPIWFHRGIPHQLYTWLSTFQKSPTVERIQKHADAVLKEVPFQLHIPQGPQMGGAIDLLWKEGDCLFIRDYKITTISKVPKNLYNDQILFYGLAAQKIFAPSRISLALWHLREGQEEKVDTPDPQGWEGLEEAIKTMAKGGIAGPFSPLPGRCTPCPFKHECSWPSRYSCYSL, encoded by the coding sequence ATGACGAAGAATAACCACCTTGAAACCTTCCTTAGATCTCAAACAGAGCTAGGACAATTTCAGGCTATTACCGCTGACGACCCCCTCGTGGTTGTAAGCGCAGGTGCTGGTACTGGTAAAACATGGACCCTGGCTTGGCGCTTCATTTGGGCTATCGCCACAGGTCGAGCCAAAGTAGATGAAATTCTTACTTTAACTTTTACCGAAAAAGCAGCGACAGAAATGTCTGAACGGATTAGAAGCTTGCTCTTGGACCTTTCCAGAAAAATACCTTCGTATAAAAAAACCTTTTTAGAAGCCGCTCAGAGAATTGATGAAGCATATATCTCCACTATTCACGCATTCTCAATGCGAGTCCTTAAAGAAAGCGGGCTCTCAACAACTCTTGACCCCGAATCGAATATAGTAGCACCTCCACAAGAGGTTTTGTTCTGGGATGAGGGGGAGAAAGCCCTGGATCTCTGGGATAAACACTGGTTCCAACGACAGCTTCCCAAAGAGTGGCACGCAAAAGTCAAAGAGCTTCTGGGCGATCCTCTTTTTATGAGCTGCGTCAACAATTTTGGCCCATCAGCTATAGTCGGAACGGCTCAAAGCTGCCTGGCTCTTTTCGCAAGCCAAGGACTATCGCCAGAAGATATATGGACTTGGGGCAATGAACTCGCAGATCGAGACGCATCCCTACTTCAATCCCTTAAACCTGTTATCTTTCAGCGATGGAGGGATGAATGGAATAAATTCCTTAAGCCGCAAGAAGGGCTTTTCTATTCTTTAACGGAACTAGGAAAGTCAAGTAAAACCCTGAGCCAACGAATAGAATCTCTCGAGAGAGATTGGAATACCTGTCCCTTAGATGAAAACCTGCCCACATTCATAGAATCATTAATTCTCTGCCTTAAGGGAGCTTCTGGCAAACTAAGTGATGAAATTGCGGAACATTTAGGAGAACCAGTGCGAAGCTACAGAGATCGTCTGAAAAAAGATGAACCTTGGCTTGAGGCTTATAGCAAAGGAAAAGGAATAGGAGAAAACGAACACGTTTACAGGCGATATATTATGCAAATATCCGCTCTTTTCTGGAAAGGATGGGACGTTTTTCGGCACAGGAAAAACCGACTCTCCTTTGATGATATGATTCGTTATGCAATAGAAGCCTTGGGAAATAGTCCCCACTATGCTTCTCGATTTAAGGAAATTCTAGTCGACGAATTTCAAGACACAAATCCCCTTCAAGACCAGCTCATTCAGGAAGTTTGCCAGGAAAACCAACGCCTTTTTATTGTAGGAGACCTTAAACAATCTATTTACCGCTTCCGCCATGCAGATCTTACCCTCTTCGGCTCCTATATTCGTCGAGCTCAAAGCGGAGAAGGGCGTTATATAGTTTTAGATACCAGTTTTAGAAGCCGAGAAAACCTTGTTCAGGGAGTAAACAGTCTTTTCGCCCTCCTTTGGGAGAAAGGGTTAGGAGAAGAGCTTCCCCTTCCTTACGACCCCTTAAAGGTGCCCCGACACCTTGAGTTCCATGAAGAACGGCAACAATGTACCGTTGATCCCCTTCTGTTATTTATAGAAGCGGGAGAGAAACAAGAATCCATCGATGATGTACGACTCCGCCAAACGCGAAGGCTTGCTCATACACTTTTCTCCTATCATCACAAAAAAAAGACAATCTGGGACAAGAAAGAACAAATACAACGTCCTGTACAATGGAGCGATATGGCAATTCTTGTACCTTCTCGCTCCATATGGTTCCCTCTATTAGAGAAAGTATTCTTTGAGGAATTTCATATTCCTATATATTTGGAAGGCAGTACCAGCTACTTTTCTAGAAGCGAAATTCAAGACCTCATAGCTTTGCTGAATTTTCTAGATAATCCTGAGAGTGAAGCAGATCTCATGGGATTTTTATCTTCCCCCTTTTCTGGCCTTTCCCTGGAGGATGTTCGAAACTTGGCTTCTCAACATCCTGCCGGCTATCGAGTTCAAGCTTTCTGTCAAGAATACCCAGAACTTGCCCTCATGATAAAAGATTGGAGACTCACAGCCCATCTCCTCGGTCCATCAGCCGTTCTCGCTTCTTTTCTAGAAAGAGGGGCAACCCTTCTGGTCTTTCCTGCATGGAAAAGACGCAGAGTAGCAGCCAACTTGAGGAAAGCAGTAGACATCGCACGAGAGTTCGAGTCATCTATAGGAACAAGCCTTCCTGGATGTGCCGCATACCTGAGAGAAGCGGTACGACGACAGGAAAAAGTAGAAGAAGCAGATTCTGCCGGAGAAAAAGAGGACGTTATTCGCGTTTTGACCGTACATGGATCCAAGGGATTGGAGTTTCCTGTTTTGGCTTTAATGGGAATGGAACGAACAAGCAATAGTGGAGAAAAAAGTAGCCTCACCCCCTCTAAGAAACTCGGTATTGCTTTAAGTCGTATTCCGGGAAATGAAAACGATAAAAGTCCTCTTACCTGGTCTTTAGCCAAATTATTAGAAGCTCGAGACGAATATGAAGAGTGGCAACGCCTCTTTTATGTGGCCTGTACCCGTGCCCGGGATAGTCTTATCCTCTGCGGGGCTCTTCCATTCAAAAAAGAAGGGCTTACCCCTAAAGAAGGATCTTGGCTGGAAATGCTTTGTAAAAAAGAGGGGGATATCGCTGCTTTTATACAGAAAGAAGACCTTCCGACACTCTCCTCACCTTTTAATGAAGGCAAAGAGAAAGAACAAGAGAATGCTCCCATAGCCGTTCCATGCCCCGAGCAAAACTGTCTATTTCTTAGCAGAGTAAGCGCAACATCTTTTGCTCTTTATAGATATTGCCCCTACGCTTTCCGTTTAAAACATAGGCAAGGGCAAGAGCTCGTATGGGAACAGCCCAGCGATGAAAGAGATGAAGGAGGAACAGATCTTGGCAGCTTGGCTCACTATCTTCTCTCGCAATGGAATTTTGTAGAAGAACCAATAGAAGTTTTTTTCCCAAACGAAAATAACTGGCAGATATTCGGAGAAAAGCTACCTCCGGACCTTAGACCCATCTGGTTTCATAGAGGCATTCCTCATCAGCTCTATACATGGCTTTCTACTTTCCAAAAGAGCCCAACTGTAGAGAGAATTCAAAAACATGCTGACGCCGTCCTGAAAGAGGTCCCATTCCAACTCCATATTCCACAAGGGCCACAAATGGGAGGAGCTATCGATCTTCTTTGGAAGGAAGGAGATTGCCTCTTCATAAGGGATTATAAAATTACAACTATTTCGAAAGTGCCAAAAAATCTTTATAACGACCAAATTCTTTTTTACGGTCTCGCGGCTCAAAAGATCTTCGCGCCCTCTCGAATATCTCTTGCTTTATGGCATCTTCGAGAGGGACAGGAAGAAAAAGTGGATACTCCCGACCCTCAAGGATGGGAGGGACTTGAGGAGGCTATCAAAACCATGGCAAAAGGAGGGATAGCGGGGCCTTTTTCCCCTCTCCCTGGACGTTGCACTCCATGCCCTTTCAAGCATGAATGTTCATGGCCGTCCAGATACAGTTGCTACAGCCTATAG
- a CDS encoding PD-(D/E)XK nuclease family protein yields MGTQPRVVLYRHISELEKELRSPKSLDATSKVFFVPTSRDKKLLQDILLPQGAWGHSQPAIWRWEDLTQNIVRVLHQKGVRVEPRRQIDPPDHWLIIRHILKEYLGGCPENSPLPPGVRQPGFASILGAHCRELLREAIQPETLGLSLGCSRCTPTSCPLEKSGEGVLCLLYHQYVRYLSAYNLMDSAQVPLVTLELLEKGGNISQEWIEKQNFLFVGFLSFSSSQKVLLSEIMNMGGHVSIFSPTTGIKSLYTTIDQFPWGTLESTPSSQTTDCIRVTAGSPRMEIEVLAREMVLWHNQKGYFSVAAPERKAPSWDSTGVLIERSSLSLTEEVLKRYRIPYSVNEGLTVDQTPLWDLAQRIWEVGEEWWPLEKTWSLLREPCLAGKELQTPPPPDIFSLSEEGWNSLLQQKAPERGVGSFKKMASFVKKLRTGGTPSDLLQALYSLATDAPSWGPELSEWAINHPELDEALRRLNAALRETEHKIENLAEVENRIGPAGQDTLSNGHAMTFLCHWASVATIWLPPSVKGALALYVGTPPVLTQRSLWIMPGLTAAVWPGKLSESPLLPDHRKAILHEITETERGHLPLLKEKRQQREGLFRRLLACGEEAVIISSPAADSSGRPLPVTPFMGNALLDGWIALPQDIDPLERSLSKLLPGEDDCIIEKVEIRENAYPFQGAKRQLPVDHHIAPQPLHGQLSKLDDYINCPFRFSCTTLFDIKGPTSFGADPRNIGSALHTLWDKVWSVYLKEKEPLPYLVPSFWEQALQKSYPQLLESSYLVRYRENLLSQCLSMAEIQQSIEEAGLAELRQQQYREKDLPVLTIGGVPFTGRADRIEYLRDGRILIFDYKLGKSNGRNKSLQLAAYGLALLEGEGVLPAPIQEISGTIYICHEDCTLTGYISSGDLQCIVGVKNGRDNMGLQRTMDEAKQGLKEMAQSLISTQYPPRYNSDVCRYCSLAQLCRRSELSGRGEENDEE; encoded by the coding sequence GTGGGAACACAACCCAGGGTTGTTTTATATCGTCATATTTCTGAACTGGAAAAGGAGCTTCGTTCCCCCAAAAGTCTGGATGCAACATCAAAGGTTTTCTTCGTCCCTACAAGCCGCGATAAAAAACTTTTACAAGACATTCTACTGCCCCAAGGAGCTTGGGGACACTCTCAGCCAGCCATATGGCGATGGGAAGACCTCACACAAAATATAGTTAGAGTCCTTCACCAAAAAGGCGTTCGAGTAGAGCCTCGCCGTCAAATAGACCCTCCAGATCATTGGCTTATTATTCGTCATATATTGAAGGAATATCTTGGGGGATGCCCTGAAAATTCACCATTACCGCCGGGGGTGCGTCAACCAGGCTTCGCTTCTATATTAGGAGCTCATTGTCGAGAACTCCTCAGAGAGGCTATTCAACCTGAAACCCTCGGCCTTTCTCTTGGATGTTCAAGGTGTACACCCACTTCCTGTCCTCTCGAAAAGAGTGGGGAAGGGGTTCTCTGTCTTCTTTATCACCAATATGTACGCTATCTTTCTGCCTATAATCTTATGGATAGTGCACAAGTACCTCTTGTCACTCTTGAACTTCTCGAAAAAGGCGGAAATATATCTCAAGAATGGATAGAAAAACAGAACTTTCTTTTTGTAGGATTTCTCAGCTTCAGCTCAAGTCAGAAAGTGCTTCTATCAGAGATAATGAACATGGGTGGCCATGTCTCAATATTTTCTCCCACCACCGGAATAAAAAGCCTATACACAACAATAGACCAATTCCCTTGGGGTACCCTCGAATCAACGCCTTCTTCTCAAACAACAGACTGTATTCGAGTAACTGCCGGATCTCCTCGAATGGAAATTGAGGTTTTGGCAAGAGAGATGGTGCTTTGGCACAATCAAAAGGGATATTTTTCTGTAGCTGCCCCTGAAAGGAAGGCTCCTTCTTGGGATTCAACAGGCGTGCTTATAGAAAGAAGTTCCCTCTCTTTAACAGAGGAAGTATTAAAACGTTACCGCATCCCCTACAGCGTTAATGAAGGGCTTACTGTGGATCAAACTCCTCTTTGGGATCTGGCTCAACGAATATGGGAAGTGGGTGAAGAGTGGTGGCCTCTTGAAAAAACATGGTCTCTCCTCAGAGAACCCTGTTTAGCCGGGAAAGAACTACAAACTCCTCCTCCACCAGATATTTTCTCTCTTAGCGAGGAGGGATGGAACTCTCTTCTCCAGCAAAAAGCTCCCGAAAGAGGAGTGGGATCCTTTAAAAAAATGGCCTCTTTTGTAAAGAAGCTCCGAACTGGAGGGACGCCTTCCGACTTATTGCAAGCGCTCTATTCTTTGGCAACAGATGCTCCTTCGTGGGGACCAGAACTCTCTGAATGGGCCATAAATCATCCTGAACTCGATGAAGCTCTTCGCCGGCTCAATGCGGCTTTACGAGAAACAGAACATAAAATAGAAAACCTTGCAGAAGTGGAGAACAGAATCGGTCCAGCAGGGCAAGATACTCTCTCTAATGGACATGCTATGACATTTTTGTGTCATTGGGCATCTGTAGCTACCATATGGCTTCCCCCATCTGTAAAAGGAGCACTTGCTCTTTATGTAGGAACTCCACCTGTCCTGACCCAACGGTCTCTATGGATCATGCCAGGCCTTACTGCTGCAGTTTGGCCTGGAAAGCTCAGCGAGTCCCCCCTTCTCCCAGATCACCGCAAAGCAATACTTCACGAAATCACCGAAACAGAGAGGGGACATCTCCCCCTTCTCAAAGAAAAACGGCAACAACGAGAGGGACTTTTTCGTCGGTTACTCGCCTGTGGAGAAGAAGCTGTTATTATAAGCTCTCCTGCAGCCGACTCCTCAGGACGCCCCTTACCGGTGACCCCTTTTATGGGCAATGCTCTTCTAGATGGATGGATAGCGCTACCTCAAGACATAGATCCTTTAGAACGTTCTCTCAGCAAACTTTTGCCAGGAGAGGATGATTGTATTATAGAAAAGGTAGAGATCCGAGAAAATGCATACCCTTTTCAGGGGGCTAAGCGGCAACTTCCTGTTGATCATCATATTGCACCCCAGCCTCTCCATGGGCAACTCAGCAAACTTGATGATTACATAAATTGCCCGTTCCGTTTCTCCTGTACAACTTTATTCGACATAAAAGGGCCTACCTCCTTCGGAGCTGACCCGCGAAATATTGGGTCCGCCCTCCACACTCTCTGGGATAAAGTTTGGAGCGTCTATCTAAAAGAAAAAGAACCTCTTCCATATCTTGTCCCTTCTTTTTGGGAACAAGCTCTTCAGAAGAGTTACCCACAACTTTTAGAGTCATCATATCTGGTGCGATATCGAGAAAACCTCCTTTCTCAATGCCTCTCTATGGCTGAAATTCAGCAATCTATAGAAGAGGCCGGGCTTGCTGAATTGCGACAGCAACAATATCGTGAAAAAGATCTCCCCGTACTCACCATAGGAGGAGTTCCCTTCACGGGACGTGCGGATCGTATTGAATATTTACGAGATGGACGGATTCTCATCTTCGATTATAAACTTGGGAAAAGTAATGGGCGAAATAAAAGCTTGCAACTTGCAGCATATGGGCTAGCTCTCCTTGAAGGAGAAGGAGTCTTGCCGGCGCCAATACAGGAGATTAGTGGAACTATCTATATATGTCATGAGGATTGCACTCTTACTGGCTATATTTCTTCCGGCGACCTTCAATGTATAGTGGGGGTAAAAAACGGGCGGGATAACATGGGGTTACAAAGGACTATGGACGAAGCTAAACAAGGATTGAAGGAGATGGCACAAAGCCTTATCTCCACACAATATCCTCCTCGCTATAATTCAGATGTCTGCCGATATTGCTCTCTTGCACAACTATGCCGACGCTCAGAACTATCAGGACGAGGAGAAGAAAATGACGAAGAATAA
- a CDS encoding HAD family hydrolase has translation MNVVKAVVFDFDMTLADSSYAITECTNRLAEEQGLRPVTREEVLKTIGMPIRDGWLFLWGRFEEDWLVRYRGFFVEQEYAGIRVFPGTVPLLKSLQKKGIKLAVASNRQNARPVVESQRLEGFFEYIIGIQDVENPKPAPDILYKSMELLKTDPEEIFYVGDTDLDMMTSVAAGVRGLGLSTGNFSREELQASGAWKTFEKIEDILTLF, from the coding sequence ATGAACGTGGTGAAAGCGGTTGTTTTCGATTTTGATATGACATTGGCTGATAGTAGCTATGCGATTACAGAATGCACGAATCGTTTAGCAGAAGAGCAAGGGTTGAGACCTGTTACGAGGGAAGAGGTACTTAAAACTATAGGGATGCCTATTCGGGATGGATGGCTTTTTCTTTGGGGACGTTTCGAAGAAGATTGGCTTGTTCGATATCGAGGATTTTTTGTAGAGCAGGAGTACGCAGGAATTCGAGTTTTCCCAGGTACTGTTCCTCTTTTAAAATCTCTCCAGAAAAAAGGGATAAAACTTGCTGTAGCCTCGAATCGTCAGAATGCTCGACCTGTAGTGGAATCGCAGAGACTTGAAGGTTTTTTTGAGTATATTATCGGTATTCAGGATGTTGAGAACCCCAAGCCAGCTCCCGATATCCTATATAAGAGCATGGAGCTTCTCAAAACTGATCCAGAAGAGATTTTTTATGTAGGAGATACAGATTTGGATATGATGACTTCTGTAGCTGCAGGGGTTCGAGGTTTAGGGCTTTCGACGGGGAATTTTTCTAGAGAAGAATTGCAAGCTTCCGGAGCTTGGAAGACTTTTGAAAAAATAGAAGATATCCTTACCTTGTTTTAA
- a CDS encoding thioredoxin domain-containing protein has translation MCRKANRLIKEKSPYLLQHAYNPVDWYPWGKEAFEKAKAENKPIFLSIGYSTCHWCHVMERESFNDDEVALLLNDACVCIKVDREERPDIDYACMAVSLIMNGSGGWPLNLFLTPEGKPFFATSYVPKRTIKNIPGLVEMVPRVKWLWLMKQQEVLRSADSIIEALEKSHVESRGACPGQKTVMEAYKELRQRFDPLGGGFFDAPKFPSPHIILFLLEYSKIFGEKEVFEMVQKTLDRMAMGGIHDHIGGGFSRYATDREWRVPHFEKMLYDQALLMVAYTSAWELMGQDSYTKVVQDIATYVLRDMRDSGGAFYTGEDADSEGLEGRFYLWTEDEIRQVMPASEANLFIRAYGIQRKGNIYQQMTGSRLGQNVLYMPLSFPELAEDVDMDLEEIEKQLAIARAKLFDMRNERVRPHRDEKILTDWNGLMIAALAYAGRVFEEPRYVEEAKRAADFLLAKAVSSDGCVVHRIVQGEGGVEGFLSDYSFLIWGLLELEEATGNTTYGKKARWLLDETNRRFFDEEHGGYFMSQRKESLLFFNPKDIEDGATISGNSVAVMNLLRFHRREGNKDFLKRARRTGDFCGSQIEQNPAMFTHFLTAAMFL, from the coding sequence ATGTGTAGAAAAGCAAATAGACTCATAAAAGAGAAGAGTCCTTATTTACTTCAGCATGCCTACAATCCTGTAGATTGGTATCCTTGGGGGAAAGAAGCCTTTGAAAAAGCAAAGGCGGAAAATAAACCTATTTTTTTAAGTATTGGATACTCTACCTGCCATTGGTGCCATGTAATGGAGCGGGAAAGTTTCAATGACGACGAAGTCGCTCTTCTTCTTAATGATGCATGTGTCTGTATAAAAGTAGATAGGGAGGAACGTCCCGATATTGACTATGCGTGTATGGCTGTGAGCCTTATTATGAACGGTAGTGGCGGCTGGCCTCTCAATCTTTTCCTCACGCCAGAAGGAAAACCTTTCTTTGCCACTTCATATGTTCCTAAAAGGACGATAAAAAATATTCCGGGACTTGTAGAGATGGTTCCCCGTGTTAAGTGGTTATGGCTTATGAAACAGCAAGAAGTCCTTCGTTCAGCCGATAGTATTATTGAGGCGTTGGAAAAAAGCCATGTGGAGAGCAGAGGAGCATGCCCAGGGCAGAAAACTGTTATGGAAGCCTATAAAGAGCTTCGGCAGCGTTTTGACCCCCTAGGGGGCGGTTTTTTTGATGCCCCCAAGTTTCCCTCTCCTCACATTATTTTGTTTTTGCTTGAGTACAGCAAGATTTTTGGGGAGAAGGAAGTTTTTGAGATGGTTCAGAAAACCCTGGACCGCATGGCTATGGGAGGGATTCATGATCATATTGGGGGTGGCTTTTCCCGATATGCTACTGATCGGGAATGGAGAGTCCCTCATTTTGAGAAGATGCTTTATGACCAAGCTTTGCTTATGGTTGCCTATACGTCAGCATGGGAATTAATGGGACAAGATTCTTACACGAAAGTAGTGCAGGACATTGCTACTTATGTTTTGCGCGATATGAGAGATTCAGGTGGTGCTTTTTATACGGGAGAGGACGCAGATAGCGAAGGGCTGGAGGGTCGTTTCTACCTTTGGACAGAAGATGAAATTCGACAGGTCATGCCGGCATCTGAAGCGAATCTTTTTATTCGGGCATATGGCATACAGCGTAAGGGGAATATATACCAGCAAATGACAGGGAGTCGTCTAGGACAAAATGTTCTTTATATGCCCCTCTCTTTCCCTGAGCTTGCAGAAGACGTGGATATGGATTTGGAAGAGATAGAGAAACAGTTGGCGATAGCTCGTGCGAAACTTTTTGATATGAGGAATGAACGGGTTCGCCCTCATAGGGATGAAAAAATTCTTACAGACTGGAATGGATTGATGATCGCCGCGTTAGCCTATGCTGGTCGGGTTTTTGAGGAGCCTCGATATGTTGAGGAAGCCAAGAGGGCGGCGGATTTCCTTTTAGCGAAAGCTGTCTCTTCTGATGGCTGTGTGGTTCATCGCATCGTTCAGGGAGAGGGAGGAGTAGAAGGATTCCTTTCAGATTATTCTTTCTTGATCTGGGGGTTGTTAGAGCTAGAGGAGGCTACTGGGAATACAACGTATGGGAAGAAGGCTCGCTGGCTTCTAGATGAGACGAATCGACGTTTTTTTGATGAGGAGCATGGTGGCTATTTCATGTCTCAGCGTAAAGAAAGCCTGCTTTTTTTCAATCCTAAAGATATAGAAGATGGCGCTACAATTTCGGGGAACTCCGTGGCAGTGATGAATCTTCTCCGTTTCCACCGTCGTGAAGGTAATAAGGATTTCCTTAAACGTGCACGGCGGACTGGGGATTTTTGTGGAAGTCAGATAGAACAGAATCCAGCTATGTTTACACACTTCCTTACTGCAGCGATGTTCCTTTAA
- a CDS encoding DedA family protein has translation MVDFIVTWLVQTIGRLGYTGIICLMFLESSFFPFPSEVVVPPAGYLASIGEMNLWLVVLSGIIGSILGALFNYWISLRFGRPFFEKYGRYFFISKDTLDKADQFFAHHGHISTLIGRLLPGIRQYISLPAGLSRMPLLPFCFFTALGSGLWVTILALVGYWVGNNKELVGQYLHSVTIGATIFCTVLAVIYVLYMRKKGKTK, from the coding sequence ATCGTGGATTTCATAGTAACGTGGCTTGTACAAACTATTGGACGTCTCGGCTATACAGGTATTATTTGCCTCATGTTTTTGGAATCTTCTTTTTTCCCTTTTCCTAGCGAAGTCGTGGTCCCTCCTGCTGGATACCTCGCTTCGATTGGAGAAATGAACCTATGGCTTGTTGTTCTTTCTGGCATTATAGGAAGTATTTTAGGCGCTCTTTTCAACTACTGGATTTCTCTCCGTTTCGGCCGGCCTTTTTTTGAAAAATACGGACGATACTTTTTTATCAGCAAAGATACACTTGATAAAGCTGATCAATTTTTTGCTCATCACGGACATATCAGCACATTAATAGGAAGACTTCTTCCAGGAATACGCCAATATATATCTCTCCCCGCAGGACTTTCTCGAATGCCCCTCCTCCCCTTCTGCTTCTTTACAGCATTAGGTTCTGGGCTGTGGGTTACTATTCTAGCTTTAGTAGGATACTGGGTTGGAAATAACAAAGAGTTAGTAGGACAATATCTTCACTCTGTTACTATAGGGGCCACTATTTTTTGCACTGTTCTCGCTGTAATCTACGTACTTTACATGCGGAAAAAAGGGAAGACAAAATAA
- a CDS encoding MATE family efflux transporter — translation MPHKSSFLEKEPVLQLISRLSLPAIVGMIAQALYNVVDAIFLGQGVGMLAIAGVSVAFPIQMIIIATAQIIGVGGASIISRSLGERNREKAERTLGNLIGASIISSSLLAILGNTYLIPILRLFGATDAILPFASTYMRILFLGSIFFAFSIACNNTVRAEGNARFAMGTMLISAGINIVLDPIFIFTLKMGVKGAAIATIIAQASSALWLAWYYFFRKSEVRFNLIHLRPYPSILHEMVLIGFAAFVRQGAASLSLIVINRQLALWGNDAAIAAAGILSRITQFALMPIFGLVQGLLPIVGYNYGARLFYRVTATMKLTILISTIICSIAATFMFWAPGMLLSPFTSHTDVLRIGIKASRFMSLGFPLIGFQVMASGLFQAIGKARPSLLLSMLRQVLLLVPLVLILPLLRGLQGIWIAFPLSDIFAAIITLFLYIKEVKQLEYCYTNHNKTSCHKGE, via the coding sequence ATGCCGCATAAATCATCTTTTCTGGAAAAAGAACCTGTTCTCCAATTAATTTCAAGACTTTCCCTACCCGCCATAGTAGGCATGATAGCTCAAGCACTTTACAATGTGGTAGATGCTATTTTCCTGGGGCAGGGAGTAGGGATGCTGGCCATTGCCGGAGTTTCTGTAGCCTTTCCAATACAAATGATTATTATAGCCACAGCTCAAATTATTGGAGTGGGAGGCGCCTCTATTATCTCACGAAGTCTCGGAGAGAGGAACAGAGAAAAAGCAGAAAGAACTCTTGGAAATCTTATAGGAGCCTCTATAATTTCCAGTTCTTTGCTTGCAATCCTTGGGAACACTTATTTAATCCCCATTCTTCGTCTTTTTGGCGCTACTGACGCAATACTACCTTTTGCTTCGACATATATGAGAATATTGTTTTTAGGATCTATCTTCTTTGCCTTTTCCATCGCTTGCAATAATACTGTAAGAGCGGAAGGCAACGCCCGTTTTGCCATGGGGACCATGCTTATATCTGCTGGTATTAACATTGTACTTGACCCTATTTTTATATTTACTTTAAAAATGGGAGTCAAAGGTGCGGCTATAGCGACAATTATAGCTCAAGCTTCCTCGGCCTTATGGTTGGCATGGTATTATTTTTTTAGAAAAAGTGAAGTCCGCTTTAATCTTATCCACCTCAGACCCTATCCGTCAATTCTTCATGAAATGGTTCTAATAGGTTTTGCTGCCTTTGTTCGCCAAGGAGCAGCCAGCCTTTCTCTTATCGTCATTAATCGCCAGTTAGCTCTATGGGGGAACGATGCGGCTATTGCCGCTGCCGGCATTCTTTCCCGTATAACCCAATTTGCCCTTATGCCTATTTTCGGCCTTGTTCAAGGACTTCTTCCCATTGTTGGATATAATTACGGAGCTCGTCTTTTTTATCGCGTGACAGCCACAATGAAGTTGACAATTCTAATCTCCACTATAATTTGCTCCATCGCAGCAACCTTTATGTTTTGGGCCCCCGGAATGCTTCTTTCGCCTTTTACATCCCATACAGACGTTCTCCGCATTGGCATTAAAGCTTCTCGTTTTATGTCTTTAGGCTTTCCTTTAATAGGTTTTCAAGTCATGGCGTCCGGTCTTTTTCAGGCTATAGGCAAAGCCCGCCCTTCTCTTCTGTTATCCATGCTTAGACAAGTACTGCTCCTCGTTCCGCTTGTCCTCATCCTTCCCTTGTTAAGAGGCCTTCAAGGAATATGGATTGCTTTTCCCCTCTCCGACATTTTTGCCGCTATAATAACGCTGTTTCTCTACATAAAAGAAGTAAAACAGCTTGAATATTGCTATACCAACCATAATAAGACATCGTGTCATAAAGGAGAATAA